In Thermodesulfobacteriota bacterium, the following are encoded in one genomic region:
- a CDS encoding DUF3795 domain-containing protein: MLAYCGLKCLECPVFRATKTNDEKLRIETAKNWSEYFEKGVKPEELYCDGCQTLNRRIFSWCKKCPVRLCAGRRRIQNCGFCDAYPCKDIMEIHKINPQAKQEIENIFKEEKRTGGLKH; the protein is encoded by the coding sequence ATGCTTGCTTATTGTGGATTGAAATGTCTTGAATGTCCTGTATTTCGTGCAACAAAAACCAACGATGAAAAACTCAGAATTGAGACTGCCAAAAATTGGAGTGAATATTTCGAAAAGGGAGTTAAGCCAGAGGAACTTTACTGTGATGGATGCCAAACTTTAAACAGACGAATATTTAGTTGGTGTAAAAAATGTCCTGTAAGGCTCTGTGCCGGGAGACGTCGAATACAAAATTGTGGCTTTTGTGATGCCTATCCTTGCAAGGATATTATGGAAATTCATAAGATTAACCCTCAAGCAAAACAGGAGATAGAAAATATTTTTAAGGAAGAGAAAAGAACAGGTGGCTTAAAACACTGA